Proteins encoded within one genomic window of Macaca thibetana thibetana isolate TM-01 chromosome 3, ASM2454274v1, whole genome shotgun sequence:
- the GARIN1A gene encoding Golgi-associated RAB2 interactor protein 1A — MSKIRGLPPEVRELGPGVELGVENGLLCQLIHSPEFNLFSNSVVFESNFIQVTKPGNWRDVCEGSATVILGVTSSVPSLPLPNVLLMANVTWPRGPFSTWSTPGDAPVITLSRLLPLKYVELRIYDRLQRILRVRTVTEKIYYLKLHEKHPEIVFQFWVRLVKILQKGLSITTKDPRIEFTHCLVPKMPTSSIETTPENSLLSSPQPSESLVLLAAEQTSGSFSQLSGKLQLTADRNNDTAIEIDNRSSYKIPSPVASPINLNIPMRAVLSHSLWEQEDPDEHLLQVPVASSLGEHFLGP; from the exons ATGAGTAAAATCAGGGGCCtcccacctgaggtcagggaacTAGGCCCTGGAGTGGAACTTGGGGTGGAAAATGGCCTTCTTTGTCAACTGATTCATTCTCCAGAATTCAACTTGTTCTCCAACTCGGTGGTGTTTGAAAGCAACTTTATCCAG GTCACTAAGCCCGGGAACTGGAGAGATGTCTGTGAAGGGTCTGCCACCGTGATCCTTGGGGTGACCTCCTCGGTGCCCTCCCTGCCGCTCCCCAATGTCCTCCTGATGGCCAATGTTACCTGGCCCCGGGGTCCGTTTTCCACCTGGAGCACACCTGGTGATGCCCCAGTCATCACCCTCAGCAG GCTTCTCCCCCTGAAGTACGTGGAGCTGCGAATCTACGACCGGCTCCAGCGCATCCTGAGGGTTAGGACAGTGACCGAAAAGATCTACTATCTGAAGCTCCACGAAAAACACCCAGAGATTGTGTTTCAATTCTGGGTCCGCTTGGTGAAAATTCTGCAGAAAGGCCTGTCCATCACCACCAAAGACCCGAGAATCGAATTCACTCACTGCCTGGTGCCCAAGATGCCCACCAGCTCCATAGAAACAACA CCTGAAAACAGCCTCCTGTCATCCCCCCAGCCTAGCGAGTCCCTCGTGCTGCTGGCGGCTGAGCAGACCAGTGGCAGTTTCTCACAGCTCTCAGGAAAGCTCCAGCTCACAGCAGACAG GAACAATGACACTGCCATTGAAATAGACAACCGCAGCAGCTACAAGATACCCTCACCAGTGGCATCTCCAATCAATTTGAATATACCCATGAGAGCTGTCTTGAGCCACAGCCTCTGGGAACAAGAGGATCCGGATGAGCACCTTCTACAAGTTCCTGTAGCCAGTTCCCTAGGAGAGCACTTCTTGGGACCCTGA
- the LOC126949783 gene encoding uncharacterized protein LOC126949783 → MWKRLWNRVIGRGWDSFEGSEEDRKMWKNLELSRDLLNGFAKNANSDMDNKMQAEVVSDGDEELIGNWSKGNSCYVLAKQLEAFCPCPRDLWNFELERGDLGYLAEEISKQQSIQEVTWVLLKAFTFKREKEHKSLKNLQPGNVIEKKIPFSEEKFKPAAEICIRKEQPNVNPQDNGENVSRPCQRSSQQSLPSQAQKPRRKKWFQGLGLGSPSYVQPGVWFTASQLP, encoded by the coding sequence atgtggaaacgaCTTTGGAAccgggtaataggcagaggttgggacagtttcgagggctcagaagaagacaggaaaatgtggaaaaacttggaactttctagagacttgctgaatggctttgccaaaaatgctaatagtgatatggacaataagatgcaggctgaggtggtctcagatggagatgaggaacttattgggaactggagcaaaggtaactcttgttatgttttagcaaagcaactggaggcattttgcccctgccctagagatttgtggaactttgaacttgagagaggtgatttagggtatctggcagaagaaatttctaagcagcaaagcattcaagaggtgacttgggtgctgttgaAAGCATTcacttttaaaagggaaaaagagcataaaagtttgaaaaatttgcagcctggcaatgtgatagaaaagaaaattccattttctgaagagaaattcaagccagctgcagaaatttgcataaggaaGGAgcagccaaatgttaatccccaagacaatggggaaaatgtctccaggccatgtcagaggtcttcacagcagtccctcccatcacaggcccagaagcctaggaggaaaaagtggtttcaagGGCTGGGCCTAGGGTCCCCAAGCTATGTGCAGCCTGGGGTTTGGTTCACTGCATCCCAGCTGCCctag